From Erwinia pyri, a single genomic window includes:
- the gntT gene encoding gluconate transporter, with translation MPLVIVAIGVVLLLLLMIRFKLNGFIALILVALAVGVMQGMPVNKVVGSIKAGVGGTLGSLALIMGFGAMLGKLLADCGGAQRIATTMIAKFGTRYIQWAVVLTGFTVGFALFYEVGFVLLLPLVLTIAASARVPLLYVGVPMAAALSVTHGFLPPHPGPTAIATLFHADMGKTLLFGTLLGIPTVILAGPVYTRFLKSIDKPIPEGLYNKKTFTEAEMPSFGVSVWTSLVPVILMALRAVAEMVLPKGHPLLGYAEFFGDPIIATLIAVLIALFTFGLNRGRTMDEVMGTLTDSIKIIAMMLLIIGGGGAFKQVLVDSGVDKYIAGLMEGSNISPILMAWSIAAALRIALGSATVAAITAGGIVAPIIATTGVSPELMVIAVGSGSVIFSHVNDPGFWLFKEYFNLTISETMRSWSGLETVIAVCGLIGCLLLQMVV, from the coding sequence ATGCCATTAGTCATCGTTGCGATTGGCGTAGTACTGTTACTGCTGCTGATGATCCGCTTTAAACTGAATGGATTTATAGCCCTGATCCTGGTCGCGCTGGCGGTAGGCGTGATGCAGGGAATGCCTGTTAACAAGGTTGTCGGCTCGATTAAAGCGGGCGTCGGCGGCACGCTGGGCAGCCTGGCGCTGATCATGGGCTTTGGCGCCATGCTGGGTAAACTGCTTGCCGACTGCGGTGGCGCACAGCGTATTGCCACCACCATGATTGCAAAATTTGGCACCAGATATATTCAGTGGGCGGTGGTGCTCACCGGCTTTACCGTGGGTTTTGCGCTGTTCTACGAAGTCGGTTTTGTGCTGCTGCTGCCGCTGGTGCTGACCATCGCCGCTTCTGCCCGCGTTCCTCTGCTCTATGTGGGCGTCCCGATGGCAGCGGCGCTCTCCGTCACCCACGGTTTTCTGCCTCCGCACCCTGGCCCGACGGCTATCGCCACGCTGTTCCATGCTGATATGGGCAAAACGCTGCTGTTCGGCACGCTGCTGGGTATCCCAACCGTGATCCTTGCCGGTCCGGTCTATACCCGCTTCCTGAAAAGCATCGACAAGCCGATCCCGGAAGGACTCTATAACAAGAAAACCTTTACCGAAGCCGAGATGCCGAGCTTTGGCGTCAGCGTCTGGACTTCTCTGGTGCCGGTTATTCTGATGGCGCTGCGAGCCGTGGCGGAGATGGTGCTGCCAAAGGGCCATCCGCTGCTGGGTTACGCAGAATTTTTCGGCGACCCGATTATCGCCACGCTGATTGCGGTTCTGATTGCGCTCTTCACCTTTGGCCTTAACCGTGGCCGTACCATGGATGAGGTGATGGGCACCCTGACCGATTCGATCAAAATCATCGCCATGATGCTGTTAATTATCGGCGGCGGCGGGGCGTTCAAGCAGGTGCTGGTCGACAGCGGCGTGGACAAATATATCGCTGGCCTGATGGAGGGCAGCAACATCTCTCCAATCCTGATGGCCTGGTCAATTGCTGCTGCGCTGCGTATCGCGCTGGGTTCTGCCACCGTAGCCGCCATTACCGCCGGGGGCATTGTGGCGCCCATTATCGCCACCACCGGCGTCAGCCCGGAGCTGATGGTGATTGCGGTAGGATCTGGCAGCGTGATCTTCTCTCACGTTAACGATCCGGGCTTCTGGCTGTTTAAAGAGTACTTTAACCTGACCATCAGCGAGACCATGCGCTCCTGGTCCGGACTGGAAACGGTGATCGCCGTGTGCGGACTGATTGGCTGTCTGCTGTTGCAGATGGTGGTGTAG